The nucleotide sequence TACTGAGTATGATTTTTCTGTATGGGCAATGAACTTTAATATGGCGGATGAGCCGACACCACTAGTCCAACTTTATATTAATGATGAGCCACTTTTGGCAGACCCTTATGAAGTAGATGGTGAGGTTTGCGAATGGAACAGGATTAACCAAGTATGGAACTCCGGCAATACTAGCGGTACAGTAAGGCTTAAAATAGCTACTGTCAGAAACACCCGAAGTGGCAATGATTTTGCCATTGACGACGTTAGTTTCGGAGCACCTGGCCCTCAAAAAGATACCATTTCTATTGTAGTTAAAGATTGCTTTGAAATAGAAGCCGAACAAGTAGGAACGTGTGATGGTGACTCTGTGATGGTTCAGGCTTATACTAACGGTGTATTTGCTGGCTGGAGAAATATAGCTACTGATGGTACCGAAGGAATAGGAAACCCTGAAAGTGCTACCACTATGGTTAATGCAGCCCTAGGCTACACACTTTTTGAAGCTACCGCTAAGTTTCCATTAGGAAACTTAATTGAAAATGGCGACTTTGAAGACCATGGGGGATTTGACTCCGATTTTGGATCAATGCAGTATGATCAAAACCAAGGCAATTATGCTGTTACTGACAACCCAAACTCCGTCAATAACAATTGGCTAAATATAGGAGATCGTACGAGTGACTCAGGAAATATGTTTATCGCGCATGCTCGTTATGATAATAGAGTCATCTACAATACCGAAGTAGAAGTAGAAAATGGGGTGGAATACGGGTTTAGTGCATGGTTTGCTAATATCCACCAGGAATTTTCCAGAGAAGAGCCTGATGAAAATTTTATGACTACTAACGTTGGGGTTTTTATTGATGGAGAATTAGTCGCTCCAGTTGTACTTCAAAGAGACAATGACTGGCATAACTTTTCTGCACTTTGGACTGCCACCACTACCGGAACAGTTGACATAGAGGTTAGGAACCTGCAAGCCCAACATAACCCAGAAAGGAATGGTAATATTTTCGCCATGGACGACCTTTCTTTTGGTCCAATTTCAGAAATTATCAAGAAGGATACTGTAGAAATTGAATCTTGCTGCCCTCCTTTTGAAATTGTCACACACCCTGAGCCAACCAGTGCATGTGTAAGCAACAATGCTATTTTCACTGTTGAAGCAGCGTTAACTACTTCAAACCCTGCTCCTGAACAAACATATATTTACCAATGGGAAGTAAGTACTGACAATGGGGATACATGGGCAACCTTGGAAAACGGAGCTTCTTATTCAGGTGTTGATCAAGACACGTTAACTATTATTGATGCGATAGCGTCTATGGACGGTTACCTCTTCCGTACAATAGTACAAACAGATACCACCTGTCCTGAGATAATTTCGGATGAAGCTGTACTTACTATTATAGACGAGGTATTGCCAGGAGAAATTGAAGTTGACGGGGATTCTGAAATCTGTGCCAACACGATACCTCCTGCTATTATAAATTACACAGACCCAACCGGCGGTGACCCTGGTGAGGAATTTTCTTTCTTATGGGAATACTCCATAGACGAAGGTGAAAATTGGACCATTATTGACAATGAAGAAGCTGATGAATTTACGCCTACTGACCCCATTGATTCAGAAACATGGTTCAGAAGGATAGCCATCAATGGCCCTTGCGACTCAATCCCGTCAGATCCAGTCGTCATTACCATAAAACCTGAAGTTACCGGAGGTAGAATTTCAAGTTCACAAAGAACCTGCTACAATGAGGAACCTGAACTCCCATTGGTAAGCGAACAAGATGCCGATGGCGGGGACGGAACCTATGAGTACACCTGGCAGTCTGCCTCTCTGGACGATCCTGAGAACTGGACACCGGAAAGTGCTGCCGATGGCAGTGAACTTGTACTTGGTGCCCTTACCGAAAGCAGGATGTACAGACGTATGGTAGTGTCGGGTGACAACGAAGAGTGTAATACTGCTTATTCCGACACCGTCACTGTTACTGTTTATGAGATGACAGAACCAGGCACCATCGGTGACCCGGAGATCATTTGCTATAACGGAACGCCTTCGGAACTGATCAATGTTGACCTGCCTACGGAAGGCGATACCGAAGAGGTTGTACCTTATACATACCGCTGGTTATATGCAGAAGAAAGCGCACCAGGCTCTTGGGCCGCTGCCGGAGGAACGGGAGAGAATTTCCAGCCGGGGCAACTTACCGAAACCACTTGGTTTGTAAGGGAAGTTACTTCTGGCAACTGCCCTCCTGTAGAGTCTGACCCTATAGAGATTGCTGTTACAGACCCACTGGAGCCGGGCGCTATCGGGGACGACACAACCATATGCGCAGGTTCTTCGCCTGGCACTATTGCGGAAATTGACCCTGCCGAAGGCGGTGGCGGAGGCTATACCTACGTTTGGGAAAAATCTGAGGACAACGGCCCATGGGAAGTGATAGATGACGAAACAGCTTTTGAATACACCCCTGACAATGTCCTTGTCGATACAAGGTACAGAAGGATTGTGTCCACCGATGTTTGCGATGCAGAAGAGTCAAATATCGTCACAGTCTCTGTACTGCCAGGGCTTGACCCAGGAGAGATTGCCGATGACCAGGCCATCTGTTACGATACCCAGCCAGACGAGATCATTAGCGTGTCATCGGCACAGGGCGGTACAGGAGATTTTGACTACTCTTGGCTCTATGCGACCGAAGACGATATCGCAAATGACGACTGGAACCCAATAACTGGCGAAGATGGCCTTACCTATACCCCGGACAACCTTACCGAGTCTACCTACTTTGCCAGAATGGTAGTGTCCGGTACGGGCGACTGTAACACTTCTGTTACCATGCCTGTATTCATCGAGGTTTATGAAGACTTGACCCCAGGTGCAATCGAAGAGGATCAAGAGATTTGTGAAGGCGATACACCAGAAGAAATAACAGAGTTGACCCCTGCAGAAGGTGGCGACGGTGACTATACCTACACTTGGGAAATGACCGAAGACAATGGCACTACCTGGACGACAATAAGTGGCGCAACGACTGCAACCTATGCACCTGGTGCGCTTACCCAGACCACTATCTACAGAAGGAACGTGACTTCGGGCGACTGTGGCACGGTGACTTCAAACATGGTAGAAATCGATGTGACCCCAAATGAAGCGGTAGACGTTTCGATCAACAACCCGGGAAATGCTTGTATCGGGGAAAACATAACTTTCAATGCAACCCCTCAAAATGAAGGAAATTCCCCTGTATATGCCTGGTATGTCAATGATACCGAAGTACCGGGGGAAACAGGATCCAGTTTCACTACCGATGACCTCAATGACGGGGACAGGGTAAAAGTAATCCTTACTTCTTCTATAGAATGTACAACAAACAACCCGGCAGAGTCAAACGAAGAAGTGGCGGACATCACCACTTCAGTGATCCCTGCCGTAACGATCAACAACCCGGATGATATCTGTGAAGGTGAAGAAGTGAACTTTACGGCCAGCCCTTCTGGGGGCGGGAACACTCCTACCTACGAGTGGTTTGTAAACGGTGTCTCGCAAGGACCGGAAGATTTAGTTGCCACATGGTCGAGCGACCAGTTGCAAGATGGCGACGAAGTACACGTGGTCATGACCTCTAGCTCACAATGTATCGATGCGAGCGTTAGCGATGAAGCAACCTCCAACACCCATGAGATGGAAGTGATCGAGAATGCGGTTGTAAGTGTGTCCATAAGCGCCAACCCTGCTTCAAGGGAGTGCGAAGGCACACCGGTCACCTTTACGGCCACTCCGACCAACGAAGGCACCTCCCCTACTTACCAATGGTATGTCAACGGGCAGCCAACAGGGATGAACAATCCGGTATTTGAAGCGGACGACCTAGAAGACGGAGACGACGTATGGGTAGAGATAGAGTCGTCACTTAGATGTGTTGTGCAAAGGGATGCTGCCTCAAACATCCATGAGATGGAGGTCGAGCCGATAGTGGCCGTTTCTGTTTCCCTACAAGGGCCTTCAGGTACCATTTGCGAAGGCACACCGGCCACCTTTACCGCTACCCCGACCAATGGTGGCTCCAACCCTACATACCAGTGGCGTGTAGAAGGACAGTTGCAAGCCGAAACGAGCGACGAGTTCGAGAGCGACGAACTTGATGACGAGAATATAGTTGAGGTAAGGCTTACCTCAAGCGAAATGTGCCCGGACGGCACGGCCAGCGACAACTTCACGGCTAACATATTTACTAAGCCGGAAATAAATATCACCCCTAACCCTGTGGTGCTTTGCGAAGGACGCACTGAAGAACTAGACCTTGATGTAACCGAACAAGGAAGTCTTTATACATGGCATATCGATAATGATCCCCAAGGCCCACCATCTACAGATAGCCGTTTCACGACGGCTGGGACTGGAACATATACTGTCCATATTGATTTCCCGTACGACGACTGCGAAACTTGGTCAAATCCGGCTGATGTTACCGTACTGCCTGAGCCTGACCCTGTGATCAACGAGGACAGTACGACTATTTGCGAAGACGAATATGCCACTTTCACTGTGGACGCCTCTGACAACAACAACTCGATACAGTGGTACCTGAACGGTATGCCTATAGACGGTGAGACCGGCCATACCATACACATCAACGAGCCGGGCTTGCTAACGGTAGTAGAAGACAACGGGACATGCGACACCAGGTCTACAGAAGTGCCGCTGGTAGTGATACCAAATCCTGTTCCGTATGCCGGGGAAGACGTGACGGTAATAGAAGGAGATCCGGTACAATTGGCGGCGACTGGCGGGGAAACATTTAGCTGGTACCCTGAAGACGGGCTGGACGACCCGAACATCCCTAACCCGGTTTTCATTTCGGAGGACAACATTACCTATACGGTAACCGTGGCAAACGAGCACTGTGAAGGACAGGACGAAGTGAACATTACGGTCCAAAAGCCGATCGTAGTA is from Cytophagaceae bacterium ABcell3 and encodes:
- a CDS encoding gliding motility-associated C-terminal domain-containing protein; the protein is MEKHYFILFALLCINMVAFGQCGTETYTGSYCADQNAEYEIQSTDPDAQFRWFVRDSDGNLNDNGVSNAFVSPVPYPSGSGTVEYYYQRESPASGGPSATPVPDFDNAGVLENNNLDYEITYTATSDFKLNSLTVPIYVNGLQANNLYRIKIEINGNFSTWFYFRGNEVTNTNHNNVYLITMQVMEAENIAGIRGEAGTNTIRVFSAEDGMEEANSNAVGFPWVQENFLDETYDIDQLTLEFGESTQAVHNNTRIPALFDLDITTICDRVTAIAEETTEGCCTPVADAPVLNTSTGSNIVRSPIDPDFYISASGTADSYYYIWYLNEQPIGGSQYEGVGVKEIPITEPGRYRVRVVEDESHAHRIACYQERSIWIQERILFAEADKQEICLGESARLNARGATDSIKWSPSTYLPDTTLSNPVFIPDTPGVYQFEVEAIVPLGNQVINGDFEQGNVGVNPSSYYPNYIDPADATEPENWADPPRPFLDVAEPGRWTINEFVFWPGFNSWQPCADHTTGTGKFMYVDGAAGGNGYDSYFWSQEVSVEPHTEYDFSVWAMNFNMADEPTPLVQLYINDEPLLADPYEVDGEVCEWNRINQVWNSGNTSGTVRLKIATVRNTRSGNDFAIDDVSFGAPGPQKDTISIVVKDCFEIEAEQVGTCDGDSVMVQAYTNGVFAGWRNIATDGTEGIGNPESATTMVNAALGYTLFEATAKFPLGNLIENGDFEDHGGFDSDFGSMQYDQNQGNYAVTDNPNSVNNNWLNIGDRTSDSGNMFIAHARYDNRVIYNTEVEVENGVEYGFSAWFANIHQEFSREEPDENFMTTNVGVFIDGELVAPVVLQRDNDWHNFSALWTATTTGTVDIEVRNLQAQHNPERNGNIFAMDDLSFGPISEIIKKDTVEIESCCPPFEIVTHPEPTSACVSNNAIFTVEAALTTSNPAPEQTYIYQWEVSTDNGDTWATLENGASYSGVDQDTLTIIDAIASMDGYLFRTIVQTDTTCPEIISDEAVLTIIDEVLPGEIEVDGDSEICANTIPPAIINYTDPTGGDPGEEFSFLWEYSIDEGENWTIIDNEEADEFTPTDPIDSETWFRRIAINGPCDSIPSDPVVITIKPEVTGGRISSSQRTCYNEEPELPLVSEQDADGGDGTYEYTWQSASLDDPENWTPESAADGSELVLGALTESRMYRRMVVSGDNEECNTAYSDTVTVTVYEMTEPGTIGDPEIICYNGTPSELINVDLPTEGDTEEVVPYTYRWLYAEESAPGSWAAAGGTGENFQPGQLTETTWFVREVTSGNCPPVESDPIEIAVTDPLEPGAIGDDTTICAGSSPGTIAEIDPAEGGGGGYTYVWEKSEDNGPWEVIDDETAFEYTPDNVLVDTRYRRIVSTDVCDAEESNIVTVSVLPGLDPGEIADDQAICYDTQPDEIISVSSAQGGTGDFDYSWLYATEDDIANDDWNPITGEDGLTYTPDNLTESTYFARMVVSGTGDCNTSVTMPVFIEVYEDLTPGAIEEDQEICEGDTPEEITELTPAEGGDGDYTYTWEMTEDNGTTWTTISGATTATYAPGALTQTTIYRRNVTSGDCGTVTSNMVEIDVTPNEAVDVSINNPGNACIGENITFNATPQNEGNSPVYAWYVNDTEVPGETGSSFTTDDLNDGDRVKVILTSSIECTTNNPAESNEEVADITTSVIPAVTINNPDDICEGEEVNFTASPSGGGNTPTYEWFVNGVSQGPEDLVATWSSDQLQDGDEVHVVMTSSSQCIDASVSDEATSNTHEMEVIENAVVSVSISANPASRECEGTPVTFTATPTNEGTSPTYQWYVNGQPTGMNNPVFEADDLEDGDDVWVEIESSLRCVVQRDAASNIHEMEVEPIVAVSVSLQGPSGTICEGTPATFTATPTNGGSNPTYQWRVEGQLQAETSDEFESDELDDENIVEVRLTSSEMCPDGTASDNFTANIFTKPEINITPNPVVLCEGRTEELDLDVTEQGSLYTWHIDNDPQGPPSTDSRFTTAGTGTYTVHIDFPYDDCETWSNPADVTVLPEPDPVINEDSTTICEDEYATFTVDASDNNNSIQWYLNGMPIDGETGHTIHINEPGLLTVVEDNGTCDTRSTEVPLVVIPNPVPYAGEDVTVIEGDPVQLAATGGETFSWYPEDGLDDPNIPNPVFISEDNITYTVTVANEHCEGQDEVNITVQKPIVVRNSFTPNGDNINDTWYIENLERFPDARIEIYNRWGSLVWLSDGPAEWDGTNFRNNEDLPVATYYYVIILNSEIFDKPYTGHVTIVR